TGCCTTCTGCTTGTTCAGAAACGATCTCTACGGCAGGCGCATCGCCCATTTCGGCAGCTTCTAAGACCAAAGGAGCAATGTGTTGAATGGGACGCTGGCTCCGATACACATAATCGAGAAGTGTAGAGCGGTTAGACATTTGTAGGCGCTCGGCGAACAGCTGCCTTAGTAAGGGATGTTCTTGTTCGTCAATGGCATGAGCTACTGCCTTCAATCCAGCCAAACCGATGGCCATTCCACTTCCTTCGTCTCCGATAAGATAGCCCCAAGCCCCTGTATTCACCAAACGGCCTTCGTGGGTTTTCCCCAGCACATTGGAACCCGTCCCCACAATGGTAAGCAAGCCACTCCCCCCTACAAGTGCCCCTTCTAAAGCAATATTGGCATCATTAAGCAACCGAAAGGGCAGCCCCAGCGCCTCGGAAACCTCTCGTTCCAAGACGGGAGTAAGCGCATTCGGCATGTCTGAGGTTCCAGCTCCGGCGGCTCCCGCACAAATCCCGCCGACCTGCAAATCAGGGAAAGCCTCGATAGCTCTTGTCACCAAGGAGATCAGGATTTCTTTTGCTCGGTCTTTAGAAATACGATAGAGGTTGATGCCCGCATCCGATAGCGTAAAATCGCGTTTTTTGTCTGGTGTTGCGCCCCATAAAACGGTTTTTGTTCCGCCGGCATCAATACCAAAATACACCTTTTGCATATGTTACCTTCTCTTAACTCGCCGGAATAAGTTGGGTTTTACCGATTAACTCCACGTCCCTTCGTTGGTCTAACTCAATGAATTGCTGCCGGTCTGCAATGCTATACCGCGAGAGCATTTCCTCATGGATTAAGTTGGCACGCTGGATGACCCAAGACTCCGAAGAGCGGTTCGCAAACCAACCTTCCCAAACCGAGGGTGAGGGCAAATCTGTCAACATCCGCGTAGCACGCCATTGTAAAGTTGTGGGATGTCCGGTATGTGCGATCCGAATGGGTGCAAAACGGTTATTGGCCAATTTTCCTGAGGAGAGCGGGATAAAATTGGCAGACCATAAGGGGTAATATACCAAACCCACCTGCGTAAGTCCCCATTGGAAGGAGCTAAAGTCGCGTGGTGAGCTATCTTTATCTTTAAACCGGCTCACTACCGAGATCAAGGTTTTCTTCAGTTTCAGGCTATTTTGGGCTGTTTTTGCAGAGTCTAGGCCCGCAAACATGGTGGAATCGGGCGGAGGTATAGACGACCAGCCTTTATAATATTCTGCCATCCAAGCATCAAAAACGGAGGCCGCAATACTTTCATTGCTAAAGTCATATTTCCAGTTTCTGAGGTAGGTTAGGGCGTCTTTTGCGGCATAGGTAAGGTCTTTCCGCTTTTCCATCATACCGAGCAAGCCTTTCACAACAGGTCGGACGAAGGGGCTGTAAGAATCCTCGAATTTCCCCAGAAATTGTGGTGGCGTAAGGCCACTGGCAAGGACTTGACGAAGCCTCGTGGCGGTATGGCTTGCCCAAGGTGAGTCCGAAATTAATATACCATTCGGGAGGTTTTCGCGAACCAAAGGCTGTCCTCGAACCGACCATCGCCCTTCATTCGTAAGCAAAAGTCCATTCCCTTTAAATAACCGAAACGTCACACCAGTTGTATCTCCACGCAAAAGGTTACGGAAGGAAGCTTGATCACTCAAGGCACGAAAACCCGGCCAACCAAACTTCCATACAAAACCAACGGTTGTATCACGCTCCACCAAAAGGGTATCTTGTACCATTTTTCTGTACTTCTTTTTAAACGACTCTGGTAGAAAAAAGGAACTTCCATTTGAGCGGATGGTCACCAAGGTTTCATTGCCCTCCATATCCCGCACCACACGGTTTTCTGGCACAATGAGGCTGTCGGCTCCTTTGGGCAAACGTTCTGCGGTGAAAGCACTCGTGAGTAAGAAATGCCAAGAAAGCCGTTCATTTCTTCCAGACGGAAAAAGGAGGGTTCCGGGAATGCTTAGGACTTCGTTTTTCCCATCTCCCCAGTTCAAAACCACCTCTTGCACCAATGGCCATGCGGTAGCGCCATAAACATGGCGATGAAAGAAATAGGTATCCCGACTTTGACGCGCCACCCAAGCCATCCCATTTTCAAAACCATGCAAACGCAAGAATTTTTTCACCACCTTTTGTTCGGCCATAAATTTTTCGAACATGGGTTGCAAGGTATCCGCAGCGGTTTTTTTATAGGGTTCTGCCCCAACCCAAGCCAATAAATGTTCTATTGCAAGGCAATGCCAAGGCTCCCAGCGCTTAGGCTTCAGTCCAGATAGCAATAAATCGTCATTCACCTGTTCATTTGGATGTTCAAAGACCGCATTTATGCCATTGGTATAGGCGACGAGGCGGTTTTTCTCTTCGGGCCGAAGTTGCCGATAAGCCGCATAAGCCATTTTGCCGATTCCCATTGTTTTGGACATCCGGTCTATAATGGCCGTAGTATCTCCGGGGAACCATTGCCCCGTTTCGCCAAGAGCAACTTGTCGCCAGACGGCCATTGGCAGTGCGTGGCGTAGCGCATGGCTGTACCCCAATCCGGCCAAGCCATCAGACTCCGACGACGCCCGAATGACTGGAATACGGTCTTTCCGCCATTCTACGGACACATTCCCACGCAAATTCCTGATTTTCACTTCTGCGCTATAATCGGTTTTGAAGGCATATGAAAACCAAAAGGTGATGCCTAAAACAAACAGACCCACAACCGAAAATAGCAGGACAAGGGCAAAGATATTTTGGAACCTATTGATGAACACAGTAAACTTGGTTTATGCAGGTAAGTGGAGGTTGGTCTTTTTTTGTTTAAGCCACTGTTCAAACGCTATTCGCGGCAACGCATTTAAGCAATTTTCGGGCGTCAGCCCAGCCTTTCTTGCAACTTCTACCCCCCAAAATACATCCTGAAGCCCCTCTTTTGCATGTGCATCTGGATTAATTGAAATCCAAACGCCTTTTTCAAGTGCATACGGAATCCACTTCCAATCCATGTCTAAACGATAGGGATTAGCATTGAGTTCAATCGCTACCCCATTTGCAGCACAAGCGTCAATGATTTTGTGGTGATTTACCGGATAGCCTTCACGCGCAAGCAGCAGTCTTCCGGTCGGGTGTCCCAAAATTGTAGTAAATGGATTTTCTATGGCCGTAATTAACCGCTGGGTTGCGGCTTCCTCCGTCATGTTAAAACCATTGTGGATGCTTGCAACAACGAGGTCAAAAGAAGCTAAAATCTCTTTCGGGTAATCTAATGCACCATCGTTCAAAATATCGCTCTCGATTCCTGAATAAATGCGAAAATTCACGCCCATTTGTGCATAAGCGGCATTATGTTGAGCAATTTCGGCTTGTTGCGCCTGTACACGTTCAATGCTCATGCCGTGCGCGATAGTTAAGGACTGGCTATGGTCACATGAGCCATAATATGCTAAGCCCATTTCGCGTGCAGCTTCAGCCATTTCGTACAACGTATGAGCGCCGTCGCTATAGGTAGAGTGGTTATGGAGTGTGCCCTTGAGGTCACTCACTTCAAGCAGTTTATGACCACGAAGTTCAACTTCCGAGCGTTCCGCAGGGGCTAAGTCCCGCAACTCGGGGTCAACAAAGGTCATTCCCGCTTGTTCAAACAACAATGCCTCATCCGAGACCAAAGGCAGCGCACCAGATTTCCTCATGAACGCTTCAATAAAAGAGGTTGGCCCGGTCTTTAGGAATACTTCCGTCCCAAAACGCTCCGACTCCGCCCAAATAAACGTAACCTCGAAGCCATCTGGTAACAATGCTTTCCAAGTATTCGTCCCTACGGCCTCCGTCTTTATTTCTAATGCACTTAGCGCTGTTAGAACATGTGCTTCGTGTGTGGCTTTTAACAAAACGGTAACTTCGGAGACGGTCGGCATTTTACGACGAAATTCCCCCACCGGCATACATTGTACCGTTCCAGTGTGTTTCTCAAGCGTTTCTAAAAGTGGCATGAGCAAGCGATAGACTGTAGCATAACGCCTTTGCGAGCGATAGACTTCTTGCAATGCGATAGAAGCTAAAATCTGTTCTTGCGTTTTTTTACCAAAACCTTCTGCATCGAGCAAGCGGTTTTCGCGAGCCGCCACCGCCAATTCTTCTAAAGAGGTAATGCCCAAACCTTGCCACAAAGCACGTACTTTTTTCACCCCCAGACCCTTAATTTTCAAAACTTCTGGCAAACCTTGTGGGAGTTTATCGGCCAATTCTTTGCGTTGTGGCAAAGCACCTGTTTCCACCAATGTTGCGATGTCCTTGGCCAAGCTACTTCCGATCCCTTGCACCTCGGTTAATCGCCCCTCAGACAACAAGTCCTGTACTTGCTCCGGCAACCGTTGTAGCAAACGTGCAGCATTGGCAAAAGCCCGTACCCGAAAAGAATTCCCGCCCGTAAGTTCAAGTAAATCCGCAACTTCTTGCAAGGATTTTGCAATTTGTTTATTCGTCATGACAAACAGTTTGTGAGGAAGCAACAAATATTGGCTAAATTGTGTATCTTAGTTGTTTAAACCAAGCCTTAAGGAATTACCCACGTTCGTCCTTCAGTCTAAGCCAACTGAAAGCCGTTGTGGCGGCAAATTAAGAAAAACTTTACCTGCACCACAGAACAAGTCTTTTTCTTTTCCGTAATTCCTGACCAATTTTGTTCTTTTGGGAAAAGGTGACCAGCCAGATAACGTCCTTTCCCTTTCCGTTCATCAATCTTTACCAAAATGATGTTCGAAACCTTGCACGTCGTACCAGAGACGTTGGAAGAGGTTTTGGCGGCGTTCCGCGTTTTGCCACAAACCAGTATTGTCATCCCAACCTTAAACGAAGAAAAAATTCTGGAGAAACTGCTAAAGTCTTTTACACCAGAAATGAAGCGACGTTTAGGTCTGGAAATTATTGTCTCCGATGGTGGTTCTACCGACCAGACCTTGGAGATTGCACGAAAATTTGCCGATAAAGTGGTGGTTCATGAAGACGCAAAGCCTCAGACCATCTCCGAAGGCAGAAATGCAGGTGCAGCCGTTGCACAAGGTGATGTCTTGATCTTTTTTAATGCCGATGTACGTTTTCCAGTTCAGTTGGAACCGTTTTTGCAGGAATTGGTTGAGGCTGCCGGTATGGATGGAGCCGCTACTTGCCGCGTAACCGTTCATCCCGAAGAGGCAAATTGGAAAGACAACCTCGTTCTTGGCGGGTGTAATGCCTACTTCTGGTTTCTAAACCAAATTGGAATGGGCATGGGACGAGGTGAATGTCATGCTGTCGCTACACAAACGTTTAGAACGTTAGGCGGTTATCGAACCGATTTGGTGGCCGGAGAAGATTTTGACCTCTTTAAACGTATTGCTCAACACGCAAGGCAACAAAATAAGGTAGGCATTCGTTTTCTTTGGCGATGGACGCTCTACGAAGACCCCAGAAGATATCGTGCTATTGGTTATGCACGAACCATGCTGAAGTGGTTCCAAAATGCGGTCTCTATCACCCTTTTTAACCGTTCTGTGTCTAAAGAATGGACTCCTTATCGGTAATTTGTTACCTCTAAGGCAATCCAGCGTCTAAAGAAATGCTACAAGAGAATCGTTCATGCAACTACAAAGAGTTGTTTCCTGAAAGAACACCTCGAAAGTATGTAAATATCCATAACCCTTTTGTCTAAAATCCGTATGCGTTTTACGAAAAAGTTTTCCTACATCGGAGCCGGAATCCTTATCGCTGGATTCTTCTTTGGAATGGGCATCCAAAAAGTCTTTTCCGGTGAAGATGTTGTACAAAGCCTTCAAAAATTAGACCAAGCCTTTTCGCTCATTAACCAACAATATGTGGACGATGTGGACTCGGCCAAACTCGCCGAAAACGCCATCGAGGGTATGTTAAAAGGCTTAGACCCACACTCGGTCTATATTGATGCCAAACGTATGAAGCGTGTACGTGAAGAATTTGATGCCTCGTTCGAGGGTATTGGGATTTTCTTCGACTTTGTGGACGACACGTTGATGGTACAGCAAGTGATCTCGGATGGTCCATCAGAAAAAGCAGGGCTTAAAGCTGGTGATTTTATCGTAAAGGTGGACGAAAAAGAAACTAAAGGCTGGAAAAATGAAGATGTTCAAGCTCATCTAAAAGGCCCTAAAGGGACCAAAGTCACCCTTAAAATCCGCAGAAATGGGGTGGATAAACTCCTCTCCTTCGACATCATCCGCGACACCATTCCCTTCTATACCGTTACGGCAAAACACATGATTGACGACAAGACGGGATACATCAATCTGGAACGCTTTGCCCGGACTTCCTATCAAGAAGTAGCAGACGCCATGAACCAGTTGCGCGGCCTTGGTATGGAACGCTTGGTTCTAGACCTCCGTAACAACCGAGGCGGGTATATGGAAATGGCCGTCCGGATTGTGGATGAATTGTTGCCCGCCAACAAGATGATCGTCTATACCAAGAGCCGAATCCAGTCATTTAACGAGCAATACCGCTCTACCTCGCGGGGAAGTTTCGAGAAATTGCCCGTTATCGTCTTGGTTAATTCGGGTTCTGCATCCGCCAGCGAAATCGTAGCCGGAGCCTTGCAAGACCACGACCGTGCCTTGGTGGTGGGAGAACGCACGTTTGGAAAAGGCTTGGTACAACGACAATTTGAGCTATTGGATGGCTCGGTTATGCAAATGACCATCTCGCGGTACTTTACACCCTCCGGAAGACTTATCCAAACCCCTTATGCTGATGGCGACCAAGAAGCCTACTATAAATCTAAATTAGAAATTGAACGCAAAAACAAAGGTGTCCTGAAAAAAGAAGACCTCATTGCACAAGCGCCGGACTCTTTAAAATACAAAACCATTAATGGCCGTACCGTACTCGGCGGAGGCGGCATTTTACCTGACCTCATCTTGCCAGATTCCTTAGGATTGCCCAAGCCACTCGTCATTGCCCTCATTCGCAACAGCGTAGAGGATGATTTCACCGGACATTGGCTGAACATGCACCCCGAATTTCGGACGCAGTGGACGTCAAAGAAAGGGGATTTCATCAAGAACTACCGCATTCCTGACGCCTTGCTTAACGAATTTTGGAGCTATGCCACCGATAAAAAAGGCTTTAAGTTTATTGAGAACAACAAAGCCAGTTCGCTAAATATGCAAGACGAGAAGCGTAAGTCCTTCACCAAAAAAGAACAATTGGAAAACAAAGAAGTGGTCGAGGTTAGAATTAAGGCACTCTTAGCGCGACGTTTGTGGGACTTGGACGCCTCGGTGCAGGTGTTCCACAAATTAGACCAAACCCTTGCCGAAGCCCTTCGGAATTGGGACAAAGCCTCCAACTTTGCGCAGTCGTACCGATAATTTATTGCACAGTAACGACCATAAACAACATAAAACTTCAATAGAGAGGCTTCAACTTCTGGAGCCTCTTTTTATTGGCCAATCTCCTTCACCGATATTTGCAAAAATGAAAGCGTTTTAGCAGTTATATTCTTAGCCGCTTCCCTGCTATTTTATATCCTTTAATACACGTATTTTATAATGGCACACAAAGTAGTTCTTATCCCCGGAGACGGCATAGGCCCCGAAATCACGGATGCAACCTTAGATGTTTTGGCCGCTACGGGCGTCCCCATTACTTGGGTTTTGGAAGAAGAGGCCGGAATGCGCTCTATTGATGCCGGTGGGGAGCCGCTCCCTCCAAAAGTTATAAACAGCATTAAAACACATAAAGTTGCGCTTAAAGGCCCGATTACAACACCCATTGGTGGTGGATTTAAAAGCGTAAATGTTTCCCTACGCCAAGCCTTAGACCTGTACGCTAACGTCCGACCAAGCTATAGCCTACCGGGGGTTAAAACGGCTTTCCAACATGTGGATTTGGTGCTTTTCCGTGAAAACACCGAAGGGCTTTATATTGGTCAAGAGAAATTTGACGCCGAAACCGGCGTGGCCGAAGCCATTGCGCGCGTAACCAAATTCGGCTCCGAGCGTATTCTCCGATATGCGTTTGAATACGCAAAATTTAACGAACGCGGTAAAATCTCTTTGGTACACAAGGCAAATATTCTCAAAAAGACATCGGGCTTATTCCTAGAATTGGGACGCGAAATCGCCAAAGAATACCCAGAAATTCGTTTCGAGGAAGTGATCGTGGACAATATGTGTATGCAAATGGTTACAAATCCAGAACGCTACGATTGTATTGTGACGACCAACCTTTTCGGTGACATTTTAAGTGACCTCGCGGCAGGATTGGTCGGGGGATTGGGCATTGTTCCAGGAGCTAATATTGGTAGTGAATATGCCGTGTTTGAATCGGTTCATGGCTCCGCACCCGATATTGCGGGTCAAAACAAAGCAAACCCAACCGCCCTTATTCGCTCTGCGGAAATGATGCTGCGTCATCTTGGCGAACACGTGGCTGCCGATGCCATCCGTAAAAGCCTATTCGAGATTTTCCGTCGTGGTGAGTTTCGTACTGCGGACTTGGGCGGCAGCACCCCTACCAATGAGTTTGGGAAACGGGTTGCCGAAAAAGTGGCAAAAAACATTGCAAAACCACGCTGGCGCACACAAGTTTAAACAACGAACTTCCCAGAACACTACACGGATTCATCAGAAGGTGTCTTCCAATCGTCATTGAGACGAATCCACCTTCTCGAAAGAGTACAAAAACTACCCTCACCCCTTTATCCCTTTTTGATATGTGGCAACGCATTCAGACCCTATACTTGGTCTTATCCATTCTTTTTCTTTCCCTTATTCCGGCCTTACAAGTGAATTTGGCAATGGCGCAACCGCTTTTTTGGGGCGGAATCGGTCTTGCCGGAATTTCTGTGGTTTTGACCGTTTGGGGGATTTTTCAATTTCTGAACCGCAAAAAACAACTCTCTACTGTCCGAATTGCGGCCATTGTTGCTTTTTTAGCCGTAGGACTTTCTAAGGTGGCTTATTTAATCACAACGCCACAAGTACTTTGGATGAACTTCATCCAAAACCCTGCTATTCTGTGGGGAATTGGCGGCGCATTTTTGGGATTTGTGTTTCAACTATTGGCCCTATATGCGATCCGTAAAGACGAAAACTTGGTACGTTCTATGGATCGCTTACGATGAAGCAACCTCGTTTACTGTATCCGATCTTGGCTTTTGGCGTTTTGTGCATTGCCAGTAGCTCCGTCATGATCCGCTTAATCTCCGACGAAGCCAATGGCCTCACCGTAGCAACCTACCGAACGTTTTTGGCAACTCTTTTTTTGTTGCCTTTTTTTCCGCGTGCATGGCCAGAAATCCGTGTGCTTTCCCCAAATCATAAAAGATTGGTGCTTCTTTCGGGTGTGATGCTGGGCCTCCATTTCGTCACATGGATTAGCTCTTTGTATTATACAACGGTGGCAAGTTCCACTGTTTTGGTGAATACATCACCCTTATTTATTGCCATGGCCTCGTTTTTCATTTTGGGAGAGCGCCTTCATAATCGTTTGCTAATAGGCATTATTTTGGGATTTTTAGGTGCGTCACTCATGGCCTTTGGGGATTTAAGCGACAAGCAATTCCCACATGCCGCTTTTGGTAATGGATTGGCGATCCTGGGTATGATCACCGTAAGCGGCTATATGATGGCCGGTCGAGTAGTGCGGCAGCAAGGTCTTTCTTGGCTTGGGTACGTTTTTCCGGTTTATTTCATTGCCGCGGTGACTGTTTTGATCTGTTCCTTACTGCTACAGACCAATCTCGTGGTCTCATGGACGGTTCTTGGAATCTGCGCCTTGATGGCACTTGGACCTCAAATTGCAGGTCATGGTGCTATGAACTATGCTGTTCGCTACATCCCACCCGCTTTCGTCACCCTGGTCATATTGGTCGAGCCTGTTCTTTCTTCGCTCATGACGTTTCTCCTCTGGGGAGAAAAACCAAGCACGCTCTCGTTGTTTGGAATGGTGGTGGTGCTAACGGGTTTGATTGCGGCTTTGCAAGGGAAAGCGCAAATGGAAACGAATGATTAATACTTCTTGGATCCATAATATAAGGCCATAACAGCTCTCAATACCCTAACCGCATGGTGACGACATCCAAGTCTTCGGGGTGGCCGATCACCGTCATTTCGTCGCCCACACGGATACGGGTGAAACCATTTGGAACCACCACAACATCTTCACGGATCACATCCAAGAGCAGTACATCTGCGGGTAAGCGCAAATCGCGGACGAAGGTATTGTCCATATTCACATTGGTCACTTTTATCTGCCGGATTTGCCTTTTGGTATCCTCGTGCATCAGCAAAGCGGTGGATTGTGGGGCAACCACGGCCTGTTGGATTAGGTTAACCATAGCGGAGGTTTGGTCTAAGGCAAAGGCATTTAAAGCACGGAATTGTTCGGCCATCGAAGCCGAATGAAGCCGAACGATGAGACGAAGGTCTGCAACTTCTCTTATCCACTTGCAGGCACGGAGGTTCTCCCGATCGGTTTCAAGCATCACCACAAAGGCATCTGGGGTTTTCGTCAGCAGCCTTTCTATGGCTTGTTTGCTCAGGAAAGACATGTGCTGGGCCTCGATGCCAGCATGAACAGATTTCCCAGAGACCAAGTCTATACGCACGGGGTCGCCATCTGCCATCAAAACTTGCCACCCGCTTTGTGCCAACTGCCGTGCCAAGGTGATTGACTGCCCATCAATCCCAAGAATGACGGCTCGCCGTTGTAAAGATTTTTCTATAACATCCGAGGGTTCGTTGGCTTCACCAACCATCCGGAGGACATTTTTCAAAAAGAGTGGTCCAAAAATTTCGTTCAACAAAATAACCGATACGATTAGCGTTTGGAAGGCAACACCTAATTTGGGAAAGTGCATGGCCGCTTCAGCGGAAAGCCCCAAAGCAATGCCCGCTTGTGTAATAAAAGCCATCCAAGACAAATTGCTAAACTGGGTTGGTGCTTTTGCAATACGCCCACCAAGGTTCGTTCCGATAAAAATGCTTAAGGCACGCACGATGAACAATAATCCCGCGAACGGCAGCATGACCCACAGCAACGAAAGCTCAAGTACCAAGCCTGTAAAGGTGAAGAAAGCCACATAAACCGGGACACTTAGATCATGCAACAATTCCTCGAACAAGTCTCGATAAGCCGTGAAGTTCGTTACATAAATCCCTGCGATCATGGCCGTTAACAATGGCTCGATATGGATAGGAAAAGGGCCATGCAGAAGGGTATATCCTTTAATCATCTTAGACATCCAAAAAATACCATAGCCCAAGCCCAAAATCAGTGCCATTTTACCCGCATTGGGAATTCGGAAAAACAAAATTTGCTTGAGCATAAAACCAGCAAGATATCCTACACCAAGTGCCAAGCCCAAGTCTAACAATATCAACAATATAAAACGGAGGTCTATACTCTTCGAAGCGTCCAAAAGAGGCTCCACAAAATTTACACTAAGGGCAAAACAAAACACAATGGCAACATCAATAACTACCGTTACACTGAGGGCTGTTCGTGTAAAGGGCCCTTTTGCTCGAACCTCTTTAATCACGGCAATGGTAGAGGGTGGCGAAAGGGCCAATAAAATTGTAGCACCAAGTAGCGCTACTGCCCATTTTGCCTGAGGATCGAAACCTTGCGTGAATGGAATATAATGGGTTAATAAGAAAATAAGGGGGCCACCAACGATAAAGACAACACTAATAATACCAAAAGAAATCAAAACGATGGTTTTTACCTGCTTGCGTAACTCCCGCAAATACAATTCGCTACCTGCAATAAAGGCAATAAGCCCAAGTGCAGCATGGTTAAGGAATTGGAGTGACTCGTTGGCCTCGTGGGGCAGTAAACCTAATCCAGAAGAACCGACTAAAGCTCCCGTGAATAAATAGCCCGTGATATAAGGTAACCGATACGATGAAAACAATCGTCCGATGTAGTGTGCAGACAAACACAATACAACGAAAGAAAGGAGGTATTGGAGGTCTTGTGGCATGGAATACTCGTGAGGTTGGACAAAAGATACGCCAAAATCACCCGTAAAGCACTTCTTGCCTCCCGTTTATCCCAGATAATTTAGCCACTTCATCTCTTGAAATCGCACCTTTGTCTGTATAAACATTTTGTAACGATTGATTGAACATCGTAGTTTAGGCTCTTTAAAATACCGATTTCATTTTTCCATCAGTTTGACGACATGCGTATAACTATCTCTGGGGTTTTGGCCTTTTTGGCTATCGGTCTCCTTCCGCAAGTAGGCGAGGCACAAGGAGTCCCCGCTCCCATTTTGGGCAAAGTGTCTTGTACCAATGGCTTTGCAGCTGGCTACCCCTGTAAAAACGTGGATCTACTTGCCTACCTTCCTCGTCAAGCGGCTGGTCTTATCTTAAAAGATGGGAATATAGAAGGTGAGATGTCTGGGAGTTGGGGATGGACGGATGCCGCCAGTGGACGTGAATTTATTCTGGCGGGAATCTCTACCGGAACCTCCTTTATTGAGATCACGAATCCAGAAAAACCGGTTTATCTTGGTATTTTACCCATTCCCGCAGGTACAGTTCCCAATATTTGGCGCGAGATAAAAACCTATCAACACTATGCTTTAATCGTGGGGGATGCCGCAGGCCCTCACGGAATGCAGGTATTCGATCTTCACAACTTGCTTAACGTTTCTAACCCACCGACCACCTTCACCGAG
Above is a genomic segment from Rhodothermia bacterium containing:
- a CDS encoding penicillin acylase family protein encodes the protein MFINRFQNIFALVLLFSVVGLFVLGITFWFSYAFKTDYSAEVKIRNLRGNVSVEWRKDRIPVIRASSESDGLAGLGYSHALRHALPMAVWRQVALGETGQWFPGDTTAIIDRMSKTMGIGKMAYAAYRQLRPEEKNRLVAYTNGINAVFEHPNEQVNDDLLLSGLKPKRWEPWHCLAIEHLLAWVGAEPYKKTAADTLQPMFEKFMAEQKVVKKFLRLHGFENGMAWVARQSRDTYFFHRHVYGATAWPLVQEVVLNWGDGKNEVLSIPGTLLFPSGRNERLSWHFLLTSAFTAERLPKGADSLIVPENRVVRDMEGNETLVTIRSNGSSFFLPESFKKKYRKMVQDTLLVERDTTVGFVWKFGWPGFRALSDQASFRNLLRGDTTGVTFRLFKGNGLLLTNEGRWSVRGQPLVRENLPNGILISDSPWASHTATRLRQVLASGLTPPQFLGKFEDSYSPFVRPVVKGLLGMMEKRKDLTYAAKDALTYLRNWKYDFSNESIAASVFDAWMAEYYKGWSSIPPPDSTMFAGLDSAKTAQNSLKLKKTLISVVSRFKDKDSSPRDFSSFQWGLTQVGLVYYPLWSANFIPLSSGKLANNRFAPIRIAHTGHPTTLQWRATRMLTDLPSPSVWEGWFANRSSESWVIQRANLIHEEMLSRYSIADRQQFIELDQRRDVELIGKTQLIPAS
- a CDS encoding DUF4293 family protein, producing MWQRIQTLYLVLSILFLSLIPALQVNLAMAQPLFWGGIGLAGISVVLTVWGIFQFLNRKKQLSTVRIAAIVAFLAVGLSKVAYLITTPQVLWMNFIQNPAILWGIGGAFLGFVFQLLALYAIRKDENLVRSMDRLR
- a CDS encoding isocitrate/isopropylmalate dehydrogenase family protein, which translates into the protein MAHKVVLIPGDGIGPEITDATLDVLAATGVPITWVLEEEAGMRSIDAGGEPLPPKVINSIKTHKVALKGPITTPIGGGFKSVNVSLRQALDLYANVRPSYSLPGVKTAFQHVDLVLFRENTEGLYIGQEKFDAETGVAEAIARVTKFGSERILRYAFEYAKFNERGKISLVHKANILKKTSGLFLELGREIAKEYPEIRFEEVIVDNMCMQMVTNPERYDCIVTTNLFGDILSDLAAGLVGGLGIVPGANIGSEYAVFESVHGSAPDIAGQNKANPTALIRSAEMMLRHLGEHVAADAIRKSLFEIFRRGEFRTADLGGSTPTNEFGKRVAEKVAKNIAKPRWRTQV
- a CDS encoding glycosyltransferase, which gives rise to MMFETLHVVPETLEEVLAAFRVLPQTSIVIPTLNEEKILEKLLKSFTPEMKRRLGLEIIVSDGGSTDQTLEIARKFADKVVVHEDAKPQTISEGRNAGAAVAQGDVLIFFNADVRFPVQLEPFLQELVEAAGMDGAATCRVTVHPEEANWKDNLVLGGCNAYFWFLNQIGMGMGRGECHAVATQTFRTLGGYRTDLVAGEDFDLFKRIAQHARQQNKVGIRFLWRWTLYEDPRRYRAIGYARTMLKWFQNAVSITLFNRSVSKEWTPYR
- a CDS encoding DNA polymerase/3'-5' exonuclease PolX, giving the protein MTNKQIAKSLQEVADLLELTGGNSFRVRAFANAARLLQRLPEQVQDLLSEGRLTEVQGIGSSLAKDIATLVETGALPQRKELADKLPQGLPEVLKIKGLGVKKVRALWQGLGITSLEELAVAARENRLLDAEGFGKKTQEQILASIALQEVYRSQRRYATVYRLLMPLLETLEKHTGTVQCMPVGEFRRKMPTVSEVTVLLKATHEAHVLTALSALEIKTEAVGTNTWKALLPDGFEVTFIWAESERFGTEVFLKTGPTSFIEAFMRKSGALPLVSDEALLFEQAGMTFVDPELRDLAPAERSEVELRGHKLLEVSDLKGTLHNHSTYSDGAHTLYEMAEAAREMGLAYYGSCDHSQSLTIAHGMSIERVQAQQAEIAQHNAAYAQMGVNFRIYSGIESDILNDGALDYPKEILASFDLVVASIHNGFNMTEEAATQRLITAIENPFTTILGHPTGRLLLAREGYPVNHHKIIDACAANGVAIELNANPYRLDMDWKWIPYALEKGVWISINPDAHAKEGLQDVFWGVEVARKAGLTPENCLNALPRIAFEQWLKQKKTNLHLPA
- a CDS encoding S41 family peptidase, coding for MRFTKKFSYIGAGILIAGFFFGMGIQKVFSGEDVVQSLQKLDQAFSLINQQYVDDVDSAKLAENAIEGMLKGLDPHSVYIDAKRMKRVREEFDASFEGIGIFFDFVDDTLMVQQVISDGPSEKAGLKAGDFIVKVDEKETKGWKNEDVQAHLKGPKGTKVTLKIRRNGVDKLLSFDIIRDTIPFYTVTAKHMIDDKTGYINLERFARTSYQEVADAMNQLRGLGMERLVLDLRNNRGGYMEMAVRIVDELLPANKMIVYTKSRIQSFNEQYRSTSRGSFEKLPVIVLVNSGSASASEIVAGALQDHDRALVVGERTFGKGLVQRQFELLDGSVMQMTISRYFTPSGRLIQTPYADGDQEAYYKSKLEIERKNKGVLKKEDLIAQAPDSLKYKTINGRTVLGGGGILPDLILPDSLGLPKPLVIALIRNSVEDDFTGHWLNMHPEFRTQWTSKKGDFIKNYRIPDALLNEFWSYATDKKGFKFIENNKASSLNMQDEKRKSFTKKEQLENKEVVEVRIKALLARRLWDLDASVQVFHKLDQTLAEALRNWDKASNFAQSYR
- a CDS encoding DMT family transporter, translated to MKQPRLLYPILAFGVLCIASSSVMIRLISDEANGLTVATYRTFLATLFLLPFFPRAWPEIRVLSPNHKRLVLLSGVMLGLHFVTWISSLYYTTVASSTVLVNTSPLFIAMASFFILGERLHNRLLIGIILGFLGASLMAFGDLSDKQFPHAAFGNGLAILGMITVSGYMMAGRVVRQQGLSWLGYVFPVYFIAAVTVLICSLLLQTNLVVSWTVLGICALMALGPQIAGHGAMNYAVRYIPPAFVTLVILVEPVLSSLMTFLLWGEKPSTLSLFGMVVVLTGLIAALQGKAQMETND